A part of Corynebacterium lactis RW2-5 genomic DNA contains:
- a CDS encoding DUF695 domain-containing protein, whose amino-acid sequence MSNPNAPQSDNQPNPAAQSPESAEQRQQELTAINEFWAWWNSFGADSLDAMFALQLGGEDAPQASDVELIDIQQEVGGRIAAINPRLIWGFESGAPYSRHLFTVSAAGDPELRPTARRWLEAAPDDSAVWSFTDLRQADPTLKLALGEVASALIASGALDAGAPAEVDPADARVSVARGHGAVDVRLFHPLFPAIAQLEDGERLVAQLGFTLLQLALGEEDFGLWLRGFAFAGEEPDGAIGLSELKGVIEELAENCPEWLTVEAEANGQPVRVATRAPITQMIAPTMTQHVLVQLMLAHLDDQGLPTDASKAAIAEFNSAAAEVLGEDKGIFVATEHSDGMALMHFFIDPVSDAEGGLRAVAAKWTEGEHVVDIAYDPAWQRVGHLRV is encoded by the coding sequence ATGTCGAATCCCAATGCCCCGCAGTCGGACAATCAGCCGAACCCCGCGGCCCAGTCGCCAGAGTCCGCTGAGCAGCGCCAGCAGGAGCTAACGGCCATCAATGAGTTTTGGGCATGGTGGAATTCCTTCGGCGCCGATTCCCTCGATGCGATGTTCGCCCTGCAGCTCGGTGGTGAGGACGCACCGCAGGCCTCCGATGTGGAACTGATTGATATTCAGCAGGAGGTGGGTGGCCGCATCGCCGCGATTAATCCACGTCTCATCTGGGGTTTTGAGTCGGGGGCTCCGTACTCCCGCCATCTTTTCACCGTCAGCGCCGCGGGCGACCCGGAGCTGCGTCCGACTGCGCGCCGCTGGCTTGAGGCGGCGCCTGACGACAGCGCGGTGTGGTCTTTCACTGATCTCCGCCAGGCGGATCCGACGCTGAAGTTGGCTCTTGGTGAGGTTGCCTCCGCTCTTATCGCTTCCGGCGCACTCGATGCCGGGGCGCCTGCAGAGGTGGATCCAGCCGATGCCCGCGTCTCGGTAGCCCGTGGTCACGGCGCCGTGGATGTCCGCCTGTTCCACCCGCTATTCCCGGCGATTGCGCAGTTGGAGGACGGCGAGCGCTTGGTCGCTCAGTTGGGCTTCACGCTGCTGCAGCTCGCTCTTGGCGAGGAGGATTTCGGCCTGTGGCTGCGCGGTTTCGCCTTCGCGGGTGAGGAGCCGGACGGCGCCATCGGCCTGTCGGAGCTGAAGGGCGTCATCGAGGAGCTCGCTGAGAACTGTCCGGAGTGGCTGACCGTCGAGGCCGAGGCCAATGGCCAGCCGGTCCGCGTCGCCACCCGCGCTCCGATCACGCAGATGATTGCACCGACTATGACCCAGCATGTTCTCGTCCAGCTGATGCTCGCCCACCTCGATGATCAAGGCTTGCCGACGGATGCGTCCAAGGCTGCCATCGCGGAGTTCAACTCTGCGGCGGCCGAGGTCCTCGGCGAGGATAAGGGCATCTTCGTCGCTACCGAACACAGCGATGGCATGGCGCTGATGCACTTCTTCATCGACCCGGTTTCGGATGCCGAGGGGGGACTGCGGGCCGTCGCCGCGAAGTGGACAGAGGGCGAGCATGTCGTCGACATCGCCTACGATCCGGCCTGGCAGCGCGTCGGCCACCTGCGGGTCTAG
- a CDS encoding MFS transporter yields MQKLDQRKIRQVIWALIALQIMLGLANGSTIAIGSLIAAQLGGQIAGGLGATMSTVGAAIFAIPLAKMVGTRGRVFSLSLGTVIAIVGAALAIVAAETAQFALLLGAFVFIGASIAAGFQVRFAAADVSTVANRGRNISLVVWSTTIGAVAGPNLLPLGSETGRALGLSDYSGTYVIVLIAQVIALAIIAFGLRIPRPDGAANKGAAKPSLWASLRSFGDDFAPGTAYPIVFLAAAHFTMVALMSMTAVHMKGHGVALQIIGLTISLHILGMYGLSPVFGMLADKIGRMNTLRIGTALLIASTLLLIFVGGNQLAVIIALVALGLGWSAALVTSSAMLTDAAPDGDAPKYQGRSDLVMNIAGALGGILSGPVVTTWGMPTLAVISLVIVLAVAAYQVKRRQLPVRV; encoded by the coding sequence GTGCAAAAACTGGATCAGAGAAAGATCCGGCAGGTGATTTGGGCGCTCATCGCACTGCAAATCATGTTGGGCCTTGCCAATGGCTCCACTATCGCCATCGGCAGTTTGATTGCTGCACAGCTGGGAGGGCAAATCGCAGGCGGGCTCGGCGCGACCATGAGCACGGTCGGCGCGGCGATTTTCGCAATCCCGCTGGCGAAAATGGTCGGCACTCGAGGGCGCGTTTTCTCCTTGAGCCTGGGCACCGTAATTGCCATCGTCGGCGCGGCGCTTGCAATTGTCGCGGCCGAAACGGCCCAGTTCGCACTTCTTCTGGGCGCATTCGTGTTCATCGGCGCGTCCATCGCCGCGGGTTTCCAGGTGCGCTTCGCTGCCGCCGATGTGTCCACGGTGGCTAATCGCGGCCGCAACATCTCACTCGTCGTGTGGTCGACGACGATTGGTGCGGTCGCCGGCCCGAACCTCCTGCCGCTCGGCTCCGAGACTGGCCGCGCGCTGGGGCTTAGTGACTACTCCGGCACCTATGTCATCGTGCTTATCGCCCAGGTTATCGCCCTGGCGATTATCGCCTTCGGACTTCGCATCCCGCGCCCGGACGGCGCCGCCAACAAGGGCGCGGCCAAACCCTCGCTATGGGCGTCGCTACGTAGCTTCGGAGACGACTTCGCTCCGGGTACCGCGTATCCGATTGTCTTCCTCGCGGCCGCACACTTCACCATGGTGGCGCTGATGTCGATGACCGCGGTGCACATGAAGGGCCACGGCGTTGCGCTGCAGATTATCGGCCTGACCATCAGTCTGCACATCCTCGGAATGTACGGCCTCTCCCCCGTCTTCGGCATGCTCGCCGACAAGATCGGCCGCATGAACACGCTGCGCATCGGCACTGCCCTACTGATCGCCTCGACGCTTCTGCTCATCTTCGTCGGAGGCAATCAGCTCGCCGTCATCATAGCCCTAGTCGCGCTCGGGTTGGGCTGGTCCGCCGCGCTGGTGACCTCCTCAGCCATGCTTACCGACGCCGCCCCCGACGGGGATGCCCCCAAGTACCAAGGCCGCTCTGACCTGGTGATGAACATTGCCGGTGCCCTCGGCGGCATCCTGTCGGGCCCGGTCGTCACGACGTGGGGCATGCCGACGCTCGCGGTGATTAGCTTGGTAATTGTCCTGGCAGTGGCGGCCTACCAAGTCAAGCGCCGCCAGCTCCCGGTTCGGGTCTAG
- a CDS encoding GDSL-type esterase/lipase family protein: MKNRTRTASIALAAVFSASALIQAGGQAAPEASAATEQGSIVLLGDSVLANPAYAQILTKGFGPVPGLAASPGTESVQAPMNSEYLPNCAHSENTVGATLQSRGHEVYDFTCAGAGILKKQDRIEDLNEQVDELVAQGRVSDNSRVFINIGFNDVASPENLPASKDADYVAQVSEQIDKIRSIAPGAKISMVTYPVIAEGPLGLVCPLRVAPDSKMPMTIPAFPVKLAEDRLEARARQVAEAKGLGVVDARAASAGKNSCGPDAERWVAAGIDVPAENEIYFHLTDVGINGVADLIEQA; encoded by the coding sequence GTGAAGAACCGTACCCGTACCGCATCCATTGCCCTCGCGGCCGTATTCAGCGCATCCGCGCTCATCCAGGCTGGAGGTCAGGCGGCTCCGGAGGCATCAGCTGCTACCGAGCAGGGGTCGATTGTGCTCCTCGGAGACTCCGTGCTGGCAAACCCCGCCTACGCCCAGATTCTGACTAAGGGATTCGGCCCGGTGCCCGGCCTGGCTGCGAGCCCCGGTACCGAGTCAGTTCAGGCGCCGATGAACTCGGAGTATCTGCCCAATTGCGCGCACTCGGAAAACACAGTCGGGGCGACCCTGCAGAGTCGCGGCCACGAGGTCTACGACTTCACCTGCGCCGGTGCGGGAATTCTGAAGAAGCAAGACCGCATTGAAGATCTCAACGAGCAGGTTGACGAGCTCGTGGCGCAGGGGCGCGTATCCGATAACTCGCGGGTCTTCATCAATATAGGTTTCAACGATGTGGCTTCGCCGGAGAACCTTCCGGCCAGCAAGGACGCCGATTACGTGGCGCAGGTATCGGAGCAGATCGATAAGATTCGCTCCATCGCGCCGGGCGCAAAGATTTCCATGGTCACCTACCCTGTCATCGCCGAGGGGCCGTTGGGGCTGGTGTGTCCACTGCGCGTCGCCCCGGATTCGAAGATGCCGATGACGATTCCCGCGTTTCCCGTGAAACTGGCCGAGGATCGCCTTGAGGCGCGCGCCCGGCAGGTCGCCGAGGCGAAGGGGCTTGGAGTAGTCGACGCCCGCGCTGCAAGCGCAGGTAAGAACTCCTGCGGCCCCGATGCCGAACGTTGGGTCGCAGCGGGCATCGATGTCCCGGCGGAAAACGAGATTTACTTCCACCTCACCGACGTGGGCATTAACGGAGTTGCGGATCTCATCGAACAGGCCTGA
- a CDS encoding branched-chain amino acid transporter permease, producing the protein MTAIPSAGYVLVALLVMGAVTVTLRALPFTFVRVLKGSTLFQFLGVTMPVGVMVALVVYTVFGRVGLSGGQGDPGAVWAAPLALVVTVFLHWWRRNAVLSIFVGTALYMVLVNLVW; encoded by the coding sequence ATGACGGCGATACCTTCGGCCGGATACGTTCTGGTGGCGCTATTGGTGATGGGTGCAGTAACGGTGACGTTGCGGGCCCTGCCGTTCACCTTCGTGCGGGTTCTGAAAGGTTCGACGCTGTTTCAATTCCTCGGGGTGACCATGCCTGTGGGGGTGATGGTGGCGCTGGTCGTCTACACGGTTTTTGGCCGGGTGGGGCTATCAGGTGGGCAGGGTGATCCCGGGGCGGTCTGGGCCGCGCCATTGGCACTGGTAGTGACTGTATTTTTGCACTGGTGGCGGCGAAACGCGGTTCTGTCGATTTTCGTCGGAACAGCCCTTTATATGGTGCTGGTCAACCTGGTGTGGTGA
- a CDS encoding AzlC family ABC transporter permease has translation MGLVPLGLAFGLLVAQTGFAWWWAPIFSVIVYAGSMEFLAVGLVMAHTGLIGAAVTSFMVNFRHIFYGLTFPRHLVRSRLGRAYSTYALTDESYAIVSATGPAEKITGVRLLTIQLLCQVLWVGSGIVGAVTGAALPEGIKGAEFALVALFAVLAMDAFETSRDWSLPISAIACTLLGWLVNPGQMLVIGLVLYFALLLVRVWSPKVDNALRMASASGRRAGSGFGESAGDAR, from the coding sequence ATGGGGCTCGTCCCCTTGGGCTTGGCGTTCGGATTGCTCGTCGCGCAGACTGGCTTCGCCTGGTGGTGGGCGCCGATCTTCTCGGTGATCGTCTACGCCGGTTCCATGGAGTTCCTCGCCGTCGGCCTGGTCATGGCGCATACCGGCCTGATCGGTGCCGCCGTGACCTCTTTCATGGTCAATTTCCGGCACATCTTCTATGGGCTGACCTTCCCCCGGCACCTGGTCCGCTCCCGCCTCGGCCGCGCCTACTCCACCTACGCGCTTACCGACGAGTCGTATGCCATCGTCTCTGCGACTGGTCCCGCGGAGAAAATAACGGGCGTCCGTCTGCTGACTATTCAGTTGCTGTGCCAGGTTCTTTGGGTCGGGTCGGGCATCGTCGGCGCCGTCACAGGGGCCGCGTTGCCGGAGGGCATAAAGGGCGCGGAATTCGCTCTGGTCGCCCTTTTCGCAGTGTTGGCGATGGACGCATTTGAGACCTCCCGCGACTGGTCGTTGCCTATTTCCGCAATTGCGTGCACCCTGCTTGGCTGGCTCGTCAATCCAGGTCAGATGCTGGTGATCGGCCTCGTGCTCTACTTTGCTTTGCTCCTTGTGCGGGTCTGGTCGCCGAAGGTGGATAATGCGTTGCGCATGGCGTCGGCAAGCGGGCGGAGAGCGGGCTCGGGTTTTGGCGAAAGCGCGGGTGATGCGCGATGA
- a CDS encoding YqgE/AlgH family protein, translating into MALNPENLYGDRLFSSLERGTPAAGMLLLAAPGMASPEFARSVIFLVEHDEHGTLGVDLTQRSQTPVHNVLEPWAPLMSKPPVLYIGGPLNQNQPICVGVVRGGAELPEGTDDVTGAPFMERIAHRFALINLGIEPELVKGSLDGARIFAGYAGWEPGQLDEEIDRGDWYVAPALPSDVLAPAAADIWGDCLRRQPWPLPLYGTYPVDVRDN; encoded by the coding sequence ATGGCGCTTAACCCCGAGAATCTCTACGGTGACAGGCTCTTTTCCAGCCTGGAGCGCGGCACCCCGGCGGCCGGCATGCTGCTGCTCGCGGCGCCGGGAATGGCATCGCCGGAGTTCGCCCGCTCGGTCATCTTCCTTGTTGAGCACGACGAGCACGGCACCCTGGGCGTCGACCTGACACAGCGCTCGCAGACCCCGGTGCATAACGTGCTGGAGCCGTGGGCACCGCTGATGTCGAAGCCCCCGGTGCTCTACATCGGCGGGCCGTTGAACCAAAACCAGCCCATCTGCGTGGGTGTGGTGCGCGGCGGCGCGGAGCTTCCCGAGGGCACCGACGATGTCACTGGCGCGCCCTTCATGGAGCGCATCGCCCACCGTTTCGCGCTGATCAACCTGGGCATTGAGCCGGAGCTGGTCAAGGGCAGCCTCGACGGCGCCCGCATCTTCGCGGGCTACGCGGGCTGGGAGCCCGGACAGCTCGACGAGGAGATTGACCGCGGCGACTGGTATGTCGCCCCCGCGCTGCCCTCCGACGTGCTCGCTCCAGCCGCCGCCGACATCTGGGGCGACTGCCTGCGCCGCCAGCCCTGGCCGCTGCCCCTCTACGGCACCTACCCGGTGGACGTGCGCGACAACTAA